One region of Paenibacillus polymyxa M1 genomic DNA includes:
- a CDS encoding dihydrofolate reductase — translation MSISMIWAMAQNGVIGRDNSLPWRLPRDMAFFKEQTINKTVLMGRKTWESFGGKSLPNRRNVVLTRDERYQAEGAEVIHTLEEGLQLAQKEELMVIGGAEIYSLFWPHADRLIVTRIEETFEGDTTFPELDWSGWTIVSETPGIKDDKNLYDYRFVVYERTG, via the coding sequence ATGAGCATTTCGATGATATGGGCTATGGCACAAAATGGTGTGATTGGCCGGGATAACAGTCTTCCTTGGCGCCTTCCCAGAGACATGGCCTTCTTCAAAGAGCAGACGATTAATAAAACGGTACTCATGGGACGCAAAACGTGGGAATCCTTTGGCGGGAAAAGCCTACCAAACCGCCGCAACGTCGTTTTGACTCGAGATGAGCGCTATCAGGCGGAAGGTGCGGAAGTAATCCATACGCTGGAAGAAGGGCTCCAACTTGCCCAGAAAGAAGAGCTAATGGTCATTGGCGGAGCGGAGATTTATTCACTGTTTTGGCCACATGCTGATCGGCTGATTGTGACTCGAATTGAGGAGACCTTTGAAGGTGATACGACGTTTCCTGAGCTGGATTGGAGCGGCTGGACTATAGTCAGTGAGACGCCAGGTATCAAGGACGACAAAAACCTGTATGACTACCGTTTTGTTGTTTACGAGAGAACAGGATAA
- the thyA gene encoding thymidylate synthase, with product MRNYLELLEDILENGVKKEDRTGTGTLSVFGRQLRFDLAKGFPLVTTKRVHLKSVIHELLWFLRGDTNIAYLKENGVSIWDEWADEQGNLGPVYGSQWRAWETPDGQHIDQIANVIEAIKNNPDSRRHIVSAWNVAEIESMKLPPCHFVFQFYVAGGKLSCMLTMRSVDTFLGLPFNIASYALLTHMVAQQCGLEPGEFIWSGGDVHIYSNHIQQVHTQLERDPYPLPQLKILRKPESIFDYTYEDFVFENYEHHPGIKAPVAI from the coding sequence GTGCGCAACTACTTGGAATTGTTGGAGGATATTTTAGAGAACGGAGTGAAAAAAGAGGATCGGACAGGGACGGGAACATTATCTGTGTTCGGAAGGCAACTTCGTTTTGATCTGGCCAAGGGCTTCCCGTTGGTGACCACTAAAAGAGTACATTTGAAATCCGTTATACATGAGCTGTTATGGTTTTTGCGAGGGGATACCAATATTGCTTATCTCAAGGAGAACGGAGTTAGCATTTGGGATGAATGGGCAGACGAGCAGGGGAATCTGGGACCTGTGTATGGATCGCAATGGCGCGCATGGGAAACACCGGACGGACAACATATTGATCAAATTGCGAATGTCATTGAGGCTATCAAAAACAATCCGGATTCACGTCGACATATCGTCAGTGCTTGGAATGTGGCTGAAATTGAATCGATGAAGTTGCCGCCATGTCATTTTGTATTCCAGTTCTACGTAGCTGGGGGAAAGCTATCCTGTATGTTGACGATGCGTTCAGTGGATACATTCCTTGGACTGCCGTTCAACATCGCTAGTTATGCATTGCTGACGCATATGGTTGCACAGCAGTGCGGTTTGGAGCCTGGAGAGTTTATTTGGTCAGGCGGCGATGTGCATATTTATTCAAATCATATACAACAAGTGCATACGCAGTTGGAGCGTGATCCTTATCCCTTGCCACAGTTAAAAATCCTGCGCAAGCCGGAATCCATTTTTGATTACACTTACGAGGATTTTGTTTTTGAGAATTACGAGCATCACCCAGGGATCAAGGCGCCTGTCGCCATCTGA
- the lpdA gene encoding dihydrolipoyl dehydrogenase yields MVVGDASLDIDTLVIGAGPGGYVAAIRAAQLGQSVLIVDKSELGGVCLNRGCIPSKALISAAHQYEAAKHGETFGITAENVKVDFAKTQEFKNGVVKKMTGGVSGLLKGNKVEVFNGECMFINENEARVFNEHESPRYRFKNAIIATGSRPIELKPFPFGGRILSSTEALNLPEIPKSLIVIGGGYIGAELGQMYSKFGSKVTIIEGMDTVLPGFDKDMTSIVSKSMKKTGIEIFTGAKAESAEQTDKDVTVKFSVNGESKEVTAEYLLVTVGRRPNTDGELGLDLIGVELDERGMVKVDHQGRTSIPHIFAIGDIVPGLALAHKASYEGKVAAEVIAGQPSVVDYKCIPAVVFTDPECSSVGYTETQAKEKGYNVKVGKFSYGANGRAVSLNAAEGFVKIVADADTGLVLGTQIVGLEASNLIAELGLAIEMGATLEDISLTIHAHPTLGELVMEAAEVVMGHPIHALAPRR; encoded by the coding sequence ATGGTAGTAGGAGACGCTTCTCTGGATATTGACACATTGGTTATCGGTGCGGGTCCTGGCGGCTATGTAGCTGCCATCCGTGCCGCACAATTGGGACAAAGCGTATTGATCGTTGACAAATCTGAGCTGGGCGGTGTCTGCTTGAATCGTGGATGTATTCCATCCAAAGCTTTGATCTCTGCAGCTCATCAATACGAAGCAGCTAAACATGGCGAAACTTTCGGTATTACGGCTGAAAATGTAAAAGTAGATTTTGCAAAAACACAAGAATTCAAAAACGGTGTTGTTAAGAAAATGACTGGCGGCGTAAGCGGCTTGCTCAAAGGCAACAAAGTCGAAGTTTTCAACGGTGAGTGCATGTTCATCAACGAAAACGAAGCGCGTGTATTCAACGAACATGAATCACCACGTTACCGTTTTAAAAATGCAATTATCGCAACAGGCTCCCGTCCTATCGAATTGAAGCCATTCCCGTTTGGCGGACGCATTCTGTCTTCTACTGAAGCATTGAACCTGCCTGAAATTCCGAAAAGCCTGATCGTTATCGGTGGTGGATATATTGGTGCAGAGCTTGGACAAATGTATTCCAAATTCGGTTCCAAAGTAACGATCATTGAAGGTATGGATACTGTTCTTCCTGGCTTCGATAAAGATATGACTTCCATCGTTTCGAAAAGCATGAAGAAAACAGGTATCGAAATCTTCACTGGCGCTAAAGCGGAAAGTGCGGAACAAACTGATAAAGATGTAACAGTGAAATTCTCTGTTAACGGTGAAAGCAAAGAAGTAACTGCTGAGTACCTGCTTGTAACTGTTGGACGTCGTCCAAATACAGACGGTGAACTGGGTCTGGATTTGATCGGTGTAGAACTGGATGAACGCGGAATGGTGAAAGTTGACCACCAAGGACGCACAAGCATCCCTCACATCTTCGCAATCGGCGATATTGTTCCTGGTCTTGCTCTGGCTCACAAAGCTTCTTACGAAGGTAAAGTAGCTGCTGAAGTAATTGCTGGCCAACCATCTGTTGTAGACTATAAATGTATTCCGGCTGTTGTGTTCACAGATCCAGAATGCTCTAGCGTAGGCTACACAGAGACACAAGCTAAAGAAAAAGGCTATAATGTCAAAGTTGGCAAGTTCTCTTATGGAGCAAACGGTCGTGCCGTTTCCCTGAACGCTGCTGAAGGCTTTGTAAAAATCGTAGCTGACGCAGATACAGGTCTGGTACTGGGTACGCAAATCGTAGGTCTGGAAGCTTCCAACCTGATTGCTGAGCTGGGTCTGGCGATTGAAATGGGTGCTACACTCGAAGATATCTCCTTGACTATCCATGCTCACCCTACACTGGGCGAACTTGTGATGGAAGCTGCAGAAGTCGTAATGGGTCATCCGATCCACGCATTGGCGCCACGTCGCTAA